One region of Strigops habroptila isolate Jane chromosome 11, bStrHab1.2.pri, whole genome shotgun sequence genomic DNA includes:
- the TMEM115 gene encoding transmembrane protein 115 codes for MRRYLPVARQHFLAALAGTSVVVKSLSGAALLLYLLSFGADTAYGLGVTPGYLLPPNFWVWTLLTHGLVEQRAWGLAASLATLGAAGRLLEPLWGALELLVFFAVVNVSVGLLAALAYFLTYVASFHLAYLFAVRIHGGLGFLGGVLVALKQTMGDSTVLKVPQVRMKAVPMLLLLLLALLRLAALVESNVLASYGFGLLSSWVYLRFYQRHSRGRGDMSDHFAFATFFPEILQPAVGLVANVVHGILVKVKVCRKTVKRYDVGAPSSITISLPGTDPQDAERRRQLALKALNERLKRVEDQSAWPSMEDDEEEVTVKAESPVLPDPSAAGKGSSQESNLITFQDAPSQL; via the exons ATGCGGCGGTACCTGCCGGTGGCCCGGCAGCACTTCCTGGCGGCGCTGGCCGGCACCAGCGTGGTGGTGAAGTCGCTGAGCGGCGCCGCGCTGCTGCTGTACCTGCTGTCCTTCGGGGCGGACACGGCGTACGGGCTGGGGGTGACCCCCGGCTACCTCCTGCCCCCCAACTTCTGGGTGTGGACGCTGCTGACGCACGGGCTGGTGGAGCAGCGCGCCTGGGGCCTGGCGGCCAGCCTGGCCACGCTGGGGGCGGCCGGGCGCCTGCTGGAGCCCCTCTGGGGCGCGCTGGAGCTGCTCGTCTTCTTCGCGGTGGTGAACGTGTCGGTGGGGCTCCTGGCGGCGCTCGCCTACTTCCTCACCTACGTGGCCTCCTTCCACCTCGCCTACCTGTTCGCCGTCCGCATCCACGGCGGGCTGGGCTTCCTCGGGGGAGTGTTGGTGGCCCTCAAGCAGACGATGGGGGACAGCACCGTCCTGAAGGTGCCCCAAGTCAGAATGAAGGCTGTCCCcatgctcctgctccttctcctggctctgctgcgGCTCGCTGCCCTCGTCGAGAGCAATGTACTGGCCTCGTACGGCTTCGGGCTCCTCTCCAGCTGGGTCTATCTCCGTTTCTACCAGCGGCACAGTAGAGGCCGCGGAGACATGTCCGACCACTTCGCCTTCGCCACTTTCTTCCCCGAGATCCTGCAGCCCGCGGTGGGTCTGGTGGCCAACGTGGTCCACGGCATCCTGGTGAAGGTGAAGGTCTGCCGCAAGACAGTCAAACGCTACGATGTGGGTGCCCCGTCATCCATCACCATCAGCCTGCCAGGGACAGACCCCCAGGACGCCGAGAGGAGAAG GCAGCTGGCCCTGAAGGCCCTGAATGAGCGGCTGAAGCGCGTGGAGGACCAGTCGGCCTGGCCCAGCATGGAGGACGACGAGGAGGAAGTGACAGTCAAGGCCGAGAGCCCAGTGCTGCCGGACCCCAGCGCAGCCGGAAAGGGCTCCAGCCAGGAGTCCAACCTCATCACCTTCCAGGATGCCCCGTCACAGCTGTGA